From the Deinococcus gobiensis I-0 genome, the window CTGATGAGCACGCTGATGTCATGGCCCAGGGTGCGCACCGTCGGTTGCAGGGCCTCGCCGTCCGGCAGTTCGGCGCGCCCCGGCACGCAAAAGCCCGCCACAGGGGGCGGGCCGTCGTGGGGCAGGGCAGGTCTCAGCTGTTGTGCAGCACGTTCATGATGTCGCCGTCCTTCATGACGTACTCCTTGCCTTCGGTGCGCACCCAGCCCTTGCTCTTGGCGGCGGCCCAGCCCCCGGCCTCGACCATCTTGTCCCACTCGATGACCTCGGCGCGGATGAAACCGCGTTCCAGGTCGCTGTGAATCTCGCCGGCGGCCTCGGGGGCCTTCTCGCCGTCGCGGATCGTCCAGGCGCGCACTTCCTTCTCACCGCTGGTGATGAAGGTGATCAGGCCCAGCGTCTCGTAGCCCACCTTCACGAGCTGGTCGAGGCCGCTCTCCTGCACCCCGAGGTCGTGCAGGAACTCGCGCGCCTCGTCCTCGGGCATCTCGGCGAGTTCGCCCTCGATCTGGGCGCTGATCTTCACGACCTGCGCCCCCTCGGCCGCCGCGAGGTCGCGCACCTTGCGCACGAATTCGTTGTCCTCCTGAAGGTCGCCCTCGCCCACGTTGGCGACGTAGATGACCGGCTTGGTCGTGATCAGGCCGAATTCCTTGGGCACCGGGCCCTCGACCTGCGCGGCGCGCGCGGGCCTGCCTTCACCCAGCACCGCCACGATCTGCTCGGCGATGGCCGCCTGTTCGCGGGCGTCCTTGTCGCCGCTCTTGGCCTTCTTCTGGAGGTTCTGGAGCCGCTTTTCCAGGCCCGCGAGGTCCGCGAGGATCAGCTCGGTGTTGATGGTCTCGATGTCGTCC encodes:
- the ychF gene encoding redox-regulated ATPase YchF, whose product is MSSLAIGIVGLPNVGKSTLFNAITRAGALAANYPFATIEPNVGRVTVPDERLGALSRIFTKGDRVPPIIPTFVEFVDIAGLVKGASQGEGLGNQFLANIREVDAIAHVVRCFEDPNVVHVAGQVDPLDDIETINTELILADLAGLEKRLQNLQKKAKSGDKDAREQAAIAEQIVAVLGEGRPARAAQVEGPVPKEFGLITTKPVIYVANVGEGDLQEDNEFVRKVRDLAAAEGAQVVKISAQIEGELAEMPEDEAREFLHDLGVQESGLDQLVKVGYETLGLITFITSGEKEVRAWTIRDGEKAPEAAGEIHSDLERGFIRAEVIEWDKMVEAGGWAAAKSKGWVRTEGKEYVMKDGDIMNVLHNS